The following are encoded together in the Roseivirga misakiensis genome:
- a CDS encoding helix-turn-helix transcriptional regulator: protein MTVLEQRIIDHLESELQFSSRQFQRDLKKRFPHLTAYNLRLCTYLNADLSTKEIASLLHIEPDSVKKAKHRLRKKLGIVSSVRWSDFF, encoded by the coding sequence ATGACCGTTTTAGAACAACGTATTATAGATCATTTAGAAAGTGAACTGCAATTTTCAAGTAGGCAGTTTCAAAGAGACTTAAAAAAGCGGTTTCCTCATTTAACGGCCTATAATCTAAGGCTATGTACCTATCTAAATGCCGATCTTTCGACAAAAGAAATTGCTTCACTTTTACATATTGAACCCGACAGTGTCAAAAAGGCAAAGCATCGCTTAAGGAAGAAGTTGGGTATAGTCTCTTCTGTCAGGTGGTCAGATTTTTTCTAA
- a CDS encoding tetratricopeptide repeat protein → MNLTKTVAKVLFIFLGYFFVNTHAVLAQRGPIDSLRHLLSTQTVDTTKVITLHNLSRAYTWVNADSSGLYIDQALVLAHELDFKKGLSWSYNQKGTVQYVKADYNSAIVWMDSSMVLRKELGDKKGEMRMINNIAVMYKSLGQNDRAMEMYRRGLVESKKYGFTDVEGNLLNNIGIIHYNVRALDSAIFYYEKSLAKFKEVSNFRQAALSLNNIGNIYYYRKEHLEALKYYEEAFELATEIDDERTKLDAQLNLFILFSAVELHDKAIEFLEPLLASYRQTGNKVGEASTLHNLSVEYHLSGIKLDTALILSEQAIKLKEESDASELAISYVTRSKISFTLGDREKGIASATKAAKIGEETKEIHAYAVANNILARELIKDRKLEKAEDLLQEVLRVTERESMPDVLVWTNLYLSEIYSEWDKHEKAFEFYKESKIYNESILDAEKVNSIVRSSIEFETEKKELELRVKNSQIENLSSSLELEKAKKKQLNAYIFGASSFVLSLAFWQVLRQKRKRLIIEKEKEGYKLNSENEKLRADSLKNELQLKDKELVAQALVMAERNELIAQFKESISSGVADTDITKIKKSVSSLERSFNMTENTWETFRKSFESVHESFFEELTNEFPDLSPRELQLCALIRLNLSIKEMAGVLGISKDGAKKARYRIRKKLIINDPEVNLSAFLSKF, encoded by the coding sequence ATGAACTTAACCAAGACTGTTGCCAAAGTCCTATTCATTTTTTTAGGATATTTTTTTGTAAACACACATGCTGTTTTGGCACAGAGAGGGCCTATCGATAGCTTAAGGCACCTGTTGTCTACCCAAACAGTAGATACTACCAAGGTTATTACTTTGCACAACTTATCACGGGCTTATACATGGGTCAACGCCGACTCTTCCGGTTTATATATAGATCAAGCATTAGTCTTAGCACATGAATTAGACTTTAAGAAAGGACTTTCTTGGTCATACAATCAAAAAGGAACTGTTCAATATGTCAAAGCAGACTATAACTCGGCGATCGTATGGATGGATAGTTCAATGGTTCTCAGAAAGGAATTAGGAGACAAGAAAGGTGAGATGAGAATGATCAACAACATTGCTGTCATGTATAAGAGCTTGGGACAGAATGACAGGGCTATGGAAATGTATAGAAGGGGCCTAGTTGAATCAAAGAAATATGGATTTACTGATGTAGAGGGTAATTTGTTAAACAACATAGGTATAATTCATTACAACGTTCGAGCGCTTGATTCAGCAATATTTTATTATGAAAAGTCCCTTGCGAAATTCAAGGAAGTTTCAAACTTCAGGCAAGCGGCTCTTTCGTTAAATAACATAGGCAATATCTACTATTACAGGAAGGAACACCTAGAAGCATTAAAATACTATGAAGAAGCCTTTGAGCTCGCTACAGAGATTGATGACGAAAGAACCAAATTAGATGCTCAACTAAATTTGTTCATTCTTTTTAGTGCCGTTGAACTCCATGATAAAGCCATCGAGTTTTTAGAACCCTTGTTGGCTTCATACAGGCAAACAGGGAATAAAGTAGGAGAGGCTAGTACATTACATAATTTATCAGTCGAATATCACCTTTCTGGTATAAAACTAGACACTGCACTTATCCTCTCGGAGCAGGCAATTAAGCTTAAAGAAGAATCTGACGCCAGTGAACTTGCTATTTCCTACGTAACACGTTCAAAGATATCGTTTACGCTAGGAGATAGGGAAAAAGGAATAGCTAGCGCCACAAAAGCAGCAAAAATTGGGGAAGAAACCAAAGAGATACACGCATACGCTGTAGCCAATAACATACTCGCAAGGGAATTGATAAAGGACAGAAAACTTGAAAAAGCGGAAGATCTGCTACAAGAAGTTTTGAGAGTAACCGAAAGAGAAAGCATGCCTGATGTATTAGTATGGACGAATTTGTATTTATCAGAGATATACAGTGAATGGGATAAACATGAAAAGGCATTCGAGTTTTACAAAGAGTCAAAAATATATAATGAGTCAATTTTAGATGCTGAAAAAGTCAATAGTATCGTCAGAAGTTCTATCGAATTTGAAACCGAGAAAAAGGAGTTAGAACTTCGGGTAAAGAACAGCCAAATAGAAAATTTATCTTCCTCTTTAGAGCTTGAGAAAGCCAAGAAAAAGCAATTGAACGCCTATATATTTGGTGCTAGCAGTTTCGTCTTATCATTAGCTTTTTGGCAAGTGCTCAGGCAGAAAAGAAAGCGCCTAATTATTGAAAAGGAAAAAGAAGGATATAAGCTTAATTCTGAAAATGAAAAGCTAAGGGCCGACTCTCTCAAAAATGAGCTTCAACTGAAGGATAAGGAACTGGTTGCTCAAGCTTTGGTGATGGCCGAAAGGAACGAATTAATTGCCCAGTTCAAAGAAAGTATTTCCTCGGGTGTAGCTGACACAGATATAACGAAAATAAAGAAGTCAGTAAGTTCATTAGAGAGGTCTTTTAATATGACAGAAAACACCTGGGAGACTTTCAGGAAGTCGTTTGAATCAGTGCATGAATCTTTTTTCGAAGAGCTTACTAATGAGTTCCCCGACTTAAGCCCTAGGGAATTACAACTTTGTGCATTAATAAGATTAAACCTTTCGATAAAAGAGATGGCTGGAGTCCTAGGAATATCAAAGGATGGCGCTAAAAAAGCCAGATATAGAATCAGAAAAAAGCTAATCATTAATGATCCTGAGGTTAATTTATCTGCGTTTTTGAGCAAATTTTGA
- a CDS encoding dockerin type I domain-containing protein yields the protein MRINLSKNRKQFTKFFTLVLLITSPYIPIDSVYFKTPYLGTPTNGTTTFNGLIASSGQVTSGTGSSSVTNFLSTGWDFEVQSTGATNTQITQISDQGQDAATTDDDVIQFVGGGLVIDYVKISSNDGSEFKLNSVDVRFQGAGNNTITVRAYKNSIAIGTAAFSTGSLTAFDWHTIDVSAQTDFNDADEFRIFSGATNRFSVIRVDNINISTAASSDTDSPTFDTAPLASSVTTTGFTAGASIDEGGDIYYVVVADGATAPTPANVIAGQANGGGSPIASGSGTNLTDPFTLSSAVTSLTAGTAYDVYFIARDDESTPNVQATVTKVDVTTLAPSSLQIAATVFLEGAYNGTSLNTTINSSIPAQQPYNGVNSHSQTTSVSIPASAVDWVLVELREASTAATATNATRKGSTAGFLMNDGTIKATDGTSNLTINLTGNTGTDYYVVIYHRNHLPIMSAAAIDGSGGTLTIDFTSNSANTYQTTTALASLTNNKFGMPSGDLNQDGSINSTDLSTWRTNNGAAYSYSGNGNADFNLDGEINAVDRNDFQQKNTSKTRQVPTT from the coding sequence ATGCGAATAAATCTGTCAAAAAATAGAAAACAGTTTACCAAGTTTTTTACCCTTGTCCTTTTAATTACTAGTCCATATATACCGATTGATTCGGTCTATTTTAAGACTCCATATTTAGGCACACCTACCAATGGTACAACTACTTTCAATGGGCTAATTGCATCAAGTGGACAAGTAACATCGGGAACAGGATCTTCCTCTGTTACTAATTTCCTTTCTACAGGGTGGGATTTTGAAGTGCAATCTACAGGGGCAACAAATACCCAGATTACTCAAATCTCTGATCAAGGTCAAGATGCAGCGACAACTGACGATGATGTAATCCAATTTGTTGGAGGAGGCTTAGTGATAGACTATGTTAAGATTTCAAGTAATGACGGCAGTGAGTTCAAGCTCAACTCTGTTGATGTTCGTTTTCAAGGTGCCGGTAATAATACGATTACTGTTAGAGCCTATAAGAATAGCATTGCTATTGGAACAGCAGCCTTCTCGACGGGTTCTTTAACTGCTTTTGATTGGCATACAATAGATGTATCAGCCCAAACAGATTTTAACGATGCCGACGAGTTTAGGATTTTCAGTGGAGCTACCAACCGTTTTTCGGTAATTAGAGTTGATAATATCAATATCTCCACGGCGGCCTCTTCGGATACGGATTCACCCACCTTCGACACTGCCCCCTTAGCTAGTTCAGTCACCACTACAGGTTTTACAGCAGGGGCAAGCATTGATGAAGGAGGAGACATTTACTATGTAGTAGTAGCCGATGGCGCAACTGCCCCAACCCCAGCTAATGTGATTGCAGGCCAGGCCAATGGAGGAGGCTCTCCAATCGCTTCAGGCAGTGGCACTAACCTAACAGACCCTTTCACCCTTAGCTCAGCAGTAACAAGCCTTACGGCAGGCACAGCCTATGATGTATACTTTATCGCCAGAGATGATGAAAGCACCCCGAATGTCCAAGCAACAGTCACTAAAGTAGATGTGACAACCCTAGCTCCAAGTTCACTACAAATAGCAGCCACAGTATTTCTAGAAGGCGCTTATAACGGTACCAGCCTAAACACGACGATCAATAGTAGCATACCAGCCCAACAACCTTACAATGGAGTAAATAGCCATAGCCAAACGACGAGTGTGAGTATCCCCGCCAGTGCAGTAGACTGGGTATTAGTAGAACTAAGAGAAGCAAGTACAGCAGCTACGGCAACCAACGCAACCAGAAAAGGCTCAACAGCTGGTTTTCTGATGAATGATGGGACGATCAAAGCGACAGATGGTACGAGCAACCTAACGATCAACCTGACAGGAAACACAGGGACAGACTACTATGTGGTGATCTACCACCGAAACCATCTACCGATCATGTCAGCCGCTGCGATAGATGGCTCAGGAGGTACACTGACCATAGACTTCACCAGCAACTCAGCGAACACCTACCAGACGACGACCGCCCTAGCAAGCCTAACCAACAACAAGTTTGGGATGCCATCAGGAGATTTGAATCAAGATGGCAGTATCAACAGCACAGACCTGAGCACATGGCGCACCAACAACGGAGCAGCCTACAGCTACTCAGGCAATGGTAATGCCGACTTCAACTTAGATGGAGAGATCAATGCAGTAGACCGCAATGACTTTCAACAGAAGAACACGAGTAAGACCAGACAAGTACCAACCACATAA